The genomic interval AGACCCAGCTTTCCAACGACAAGATCGACGCGATCGAGCTTCTGCCCGCCAGCGAAGTGCCGCTCGGCAAGCACGAGATCAGTCGCTTCCGCGCCGGCTATGTCGCGGCCTTCGGTCCGGCCAATGCGGACGACGTGCTGTACGAAAGCGTCAGCGCCGGGCGCAAGCACCCGGGCATGGAGCACTGGCTGCCGCTGTTCTACGAGCGGCTCGATACCTTCTTCGATTTCGTGCCGCGCGCGCTCGTCATGCTCGGCCACGAGACGGAGGAGACCAAGAACGCCCGCCTCGAACTGGTGAAGGACTATTTCGAGACCCGCGAGCAGTTCCGCCGCGCCGCGCGCAGCGAAGAGAAGACGGCGATCCAGGCGCCGCCCTACAAGCCGCTGAAGCCGGAAACGCTTTATCTCACCGACAAGGAATGGGCCGAGGCGCTGGCGCGGCACAAGGTGCGCGACCTGTCGCCGTTCCAGGCGCCGGAATCGACCAAATCCGTCGATGCCGGCGGCAAGCAGGGCCGCGACTTCCAGCCCGAGCGGGCGACGGGCAAGACCAATGTGTTCGAGGCGGCCGTCGCACATATCGATGCCTTGCAGGCGGCGAAGAAGCGGGTCGTGGTCGCCTCATGGAGCGCCGGCTCGTCGGAGCGCATGGGCGGCGTGCTGTCCGATCACGGGCTGGCGGCGATCCGGTCGGTGGCCAACTGGCCCGATGCGCAGAAGCTGCACGACGAAGCGGTCGGCATCGCGGTGCTGGGGCTGGAACGTGGCTTCGAGGCGCCGGATTTCGCCGTTCTCTCCGAACAGGACATCCTGGGCGACCGCATGGTGCGGGCGCAGACCCGGGCAAGGCGGGCGCAGAACTTCCTGACCGAGGCGTCGGCGCTGGCACCGGGCGATCTCGTCACGCATATCGAACATGGCGTCGGGCGCTATCTGGGCCTCAAGACCATCGATGCGCTGGGCGCGCCGCACGATTGCCTCGAACTGCAATATGACGGCGGAAAGCTGTTCCTCCCCGTCGAGAACATCGAACTCCTGACGCGCTATGGCGCGGAGGACAGCGGGGCGCAGCTCGACCGCCTCGGCGGGGCCGGCTGGCAGCTGCGAAAGGCGCGCGCCAAGGAGCGCGTGCGCGAGATCGCGGCCGAGCTGATCCGCATCGCCGCGGCGCGCGAGTTGAAATCGCTGCCCTCGGTCGATCCGCCGTCCGGCCTTTATGACGAGTTTTGCGCCCGCTTCCCCTGGCAGGAGACCGACGACCAGGAGAAGGCCATCGCCGACACGATGGAGGATTTCGCGCGAGGCCGCCCGATGGACCGGCTGGTCTGCGGCGATGTCGGCTTCGGCAAGACCGAGGTCGCGCTGCGCGCCGCCTTCGTGATCGCGATGAGCGGCCAGCAGGTCGCCGTGGTGGTGCCGACCACGCTCCTGGCGCGGCAGCATTTCCGCAATTTCTTCGAGCGGTTCCAGGGCTTTCCGGTCACGGTGCGCCAGCTTTCGCGGTTCGTGGACGCCAAGGAGGCCAAGCAGACCCGTGCCGAACTGGCGGACGGCAAGGTCGATATCGTGGTCGGCACCCATGCGCTGCTCGCCAAGTCCATCAGCTTCAAGAATCTCGGCCTGGTGATCGTCGACGAGGAGCAGCATTTCGGCGTCACCCACAAGGAACAGCTCAAATCGCTCAAGGCCGACGTGCATGTGCTCACCCTCACCGCGACGCCGATCCCGCGCACCTTGCAGCTTGCGCTGTCGGGCGTGCGCGACCTGTCGCTGATCACCACGCCGCCGATCGACCGCCTCGCGGTGCGCACCTTCGTCACGCCGTTCGATCCGCTGGTGGTGCGCGAGGCCCTGCTGCGCGAGCATTATCGCGGCGGCCAGAGCTTCTATGTCGCGCCGCGCATCGCCGACCTGCGCGAGGCGGAGGAGTTCCTGAAAGCCACCGTGCCGGAGGTCAAGGTCGCGGTCGGCCACGGCCAGATGTCGGCTTCGGTACTGGAAGAGGTCATGACCGCGTTCTACGAGCGCAAGGTCGACGTCCTGATCTCCACCAACATCGTCGAGAGCGGCCTCGACATCCCGACCGCCAACACCATGATCGTGCACCGCGCCGACATGTTCGGCCTGTCTCAGCTCTATCAGTTGCGCGGGCGCATCGGCCGCGCCAAGCAGCGCGCCTATGCCTATCTCACGACGCCGGCCGACCGGAAGCTGACCGACACGGCGGCGCGGCGGCTCGAAGTGCTGCAATCGCTCGACCAGCTCGGCGCCGGATTCTCGGTCGCGAGCCACGACATGGACATCCGCGGCGCCGGCAATCTCCTGGGCGAAGAGCAGTCGGGCCATGTGCGCGAGGTCGGCATCGAGCTCTATCAGGAGATGCTGGAAGACGCCGTCTCGCAGATGCGGCTGGGCGAAGGCGCCGCCGAGATCGCCGACCAGTGGTCGCCGACCATCAATATCGGCGCCGCGGTCCTCATTCCCGAATCCTATGTCGCCGATCTCAATGTCCGCATGGCGCTCTACCGCCGCCTCGCCACCATCGAGAGCCGCGAGGACATCGACCGCTTCGCCGCCGAACTGATCGACCGCTTCGGGCCTTTGCCCGACGAGGTGAAGCACCTGTTCGACATCGTCGCGATCAAGCAGCTCTGCCGCATCGCGCTGGTCGAGAAGATCGACGCCGGGCCGAAGGGCGGCACCATCGCGTTCCGGGGCGGGCAATTTCCCAATCCGCTGGCGCTGGTGAAGCTGATCAGCGCGCACGCCGGCACGATGAAGGTGCGGCCCGACCAGAAGGTCGTCGTGACCCGCGACTGGCCGTCGCCGGAGAGCCGGCTGAACGGGGTGAAGAATTTGATGAACCAGCTCGCCAAGCTCGCCGCGGCGGCGTGATTCGAACTGAAAATGCGGTTCGAATAGCGGTTTGCGGCTACGCGCGTCGCGTAAGGGCTTGGCGCGGCAGCGTTCTCCGCGCGGGCGCGGCATGGATAGCGGCTCCATTCGGGTCTTCCGTCTGTTCGTGGCGAATATTTTTTGCGGCGCCGGTGCGCCTGCCCCGCTCCAAGGCAAAAGCCAAGGAAGCGGCGCCTCTTTCGAGGGCCGCTTCGGCCTGCCTACACCTGTGGGGATTTAGCGGAAATGGTGCTTGGACCGACTCGGTTCAAGGGGCGGTAGTGCCCTAATTTGAATTCCGCCGCAGTCTGCTCACCTGATCCTCAAGTTCACTGACTCGATTTTTCCAGTGTGTCCTAATTTGACGGCGCTTCTGACTTCTTCTTCGGTTCGATCTTGCGGGACCTGTTGTAGGCGATCAGGGCCACACATGTAATTAACGCTCCCATGATCGCGGAGCCGGTATCACGACCAGCCTGTTCCACATGGTTTGCGATGGGGTGAGGGCCGGTGAATACCGAATAGGCAAACCCGATCACGAATCCCACGGGCGTGAAGACAAAGACGCTCCAATATCTCCTGAACCACGTAAAAAATCGCCTAGCGCGAAGTCTGCTCAACCAATTCCGTCAGTGTTCACAGCCTGTCTGAAACACCCGCGGGACAGTGGAAGATTTGCAATCGACTCTCGAACAATCTCTCCCGCTTGCGGGAGGGGGTCCGTAACGACGGCGTGCGGATAGGTGCGGCGAGCGGGTCGCCAAGCTTCGTCCCCTCACCAGCAAAAGCTAAGCACTTAGCTGCGCTTCGCTCCGCTAAGTGCAAGCTTTTGCGTCCTCTCCCGTAAACGGGAGAGGTAAGTCCCGCACGCTCAAAACAGCGCCCCCGCTTGAAATCGGCCGCGCGTTC from Rhizomicrobium sp. carries:
- the mfd gene encoding transcription-repair coupling factor, which produces MERVDYIARQPGRFAVTGAPSGYDAWLGVEVARRTDGLVVFVASDDVHAAAVMEAARFFAPDLAVLSFPAWDCLPYDRVSPKPDIESTRLATLAALARDDGPRTALVVTTVNAVTQRVPPKDWVARASFFARAGHAVDRERMVTFLAGNGYVRASTVREPGDFALRGGIVDLWPPGIAQPLRLDFFGEELEAIRRFDAETQLSNDKIDAIELLPASEVPLGKHEISRFRAGYVAAFGPANADDVLYESVSAGRKHPGMEHWLPLFYERLDTFFDFVPRALVMLGHETEETKNARLELVKDYFETREQFRRAARSEEKTAIQAPPYKPLKPETLYLTDKEWAEALARHKVRDLSPFQAPESTKSVDAGGKQGRDFQPERATGKTNVFEAAVAHIDALQAAKKRVVVASWSAGSSERMGGVLSDHGLAAIRSVANWPDAQKLHDEAVGIAVLGLERGFEAPDFAVLSEQDILGDRMVRAQTRARRAQNFLTEASALAPGDLVTHIEHGVGRYLGLKTIDALGAPHDCLELQYDGGKLFLPVENIELLTRYGAEDSGAQLDRLGGAGWQLRKARAKERVREIAAELIRIAAARELKSLPSVDPPSGLYDEFCARFPWQETDDQEKAIADTMEDFARGRPMDRLVCGDVGFGKTEVALRAAFVIAMSGQQVAVVVPTTLLARQHFRNFFERFQGFPVTVRQLSRFVDAKEAKQTRAELADGKVDIVVGTHALLAKSISFKNLGLVIVDEEQHFGVTHKEQLKSLKADVHVLTLTATPIPRTLQLALSGVRDLSLITTPPIDRLAVRTFVTPFDPLVVREALLREHYRGGQSFYVAPRIADLREAEEFLKATVPEVKVAVGHGQMSASVLEEVMTAFYERKVDVLISTNIVESGLDIPTANTMIVHRADMFGLSQLYQLRGRIGRAKQRAYAYLTTPADRKLTDTAARRLEVLQSLDQLGAGFSVASHDMDIRGAGNLLGEEQSGHVREVGIELYQEMLEDAVSQMRLGEGAAEIADQWSPTINIGAAVLIPESYVADLNVRMALYRRLATIESREDIDRFAAELIDRFGPLPDEVKHLFDIVAIKQLCRIALVEKIDAGPKGGTIAFRGGQFPNPLALVKLISAHAGTMKVRPDQKVVVTRDWPSPESRLNGVKNLMNQLAKLAAAA